From Endozoicomonas sp. 8E, the proteins below share one genomic window:
- a CDS encoding DUF4116 domain-containing protein encodes MLPDKTFEISDPQSLTTDPNQITNADKSTISYFSDPDPGGVPDPKLLGTRSCRSPASDQAADSFSFSREQLGGKGMFLRRMKQAGLSVPPFECVTAQIMSVLEQHPLDPPAYLPRIDHESEAQTNLKNLREYLNSLPPSEQTKRDSWLAGLAQFIVSDDYYQQVKDSEAARQIRDLRCQLDKLNTSQPVIVRSSGIDEDNYGDAQAGKYLSLVQGEEDILRTCLKVMASGYRSEVCPEGIPQPMALIIQHCVDCQYGGVAMSFQSFQDDTVRVEYTPGQPRGVVAGQSGNTPHRIDIYREDCKEGTAGSQYFPGTITSRFILQKNNNGYSETRIDHVAAQSDDGGQKLTDETVSDLRKAVTELENLLLCPVDVEFAINNYGRLFLLQVRPITQLSGGMDFAMPIPEEPLAIGEGISEGYCTGPLWLAKKQEAGAMPDEAIVVAQHTEDWMLEPGFLMRAGGFVIAEGGFNDHVAILMRQEKKPLMLADGQFDTLAAEVGQQATLACGRFKSKPRAFIVAGDLSKELASHRSLFSVFSGAPSTRALPSRDDLSPSEGTFHQVGSGFQWLTDQNARLLALFAPGSGLDSLVNPIKLSMSPQRTKRLVETRDNVNRLIHGAEALLDGYQAFLRLAGHRGSPKVGRLLEELQQLFNRFEALKQIIRSGLERIIKPMQIAEDGQLSTGMFRSWVADCHQLKSCLQALNPQEAEQVRSVHELIFVLHQCFVKALAPVTLASGQGRISGENNITYVDCTTPGEEAPLLRISDKASMEELELSGTVISMDEAVIVNLELGSHVGLIELLEQADGGKGRTLRLTFSDKFDATYDYDKPGKFRRMWFLAQLLREIELDKDADSMKLSCNAVAGEMIVECPRMKLRKTMQHAFAKLIIVLRAMFDLDLDLNSRPIFEGGQWDFNLLAQRLDRDVVTEADRFAFQHCLFVMAYRAGSIWSVTAACCQLLSKHHQQFAHHARRLGLCRRSKFIRENPWDTLAERLMMISEDARMELLHHFLLLNPRIATRLIERLYDLGDQCFVINPSYSYRLEFYVPPGQLLGDHKEKVSSALLKHGLQYASQRVRNDKDFVLPAISRHPEELQFLSSELRNDRDVVMAAATVYSKVFWYASNTIRSDKSTIESLVAVNVNILKYGSETLLSDREYMLDLIAKNHQVFQYAAPELKTDKDFVNEANLRNPELGKYVRFRE; translated from the coding sequence TGATCCTGATCCCGGTGGTGTTCCCGATCCAAAGTTGCTGGGCACGCGCAGCTGCCGTTCACCTGCTTCAGATCAGGCTGCTGACTCTTTTTCTTTCAGCAGGGAACAACTTGGCGGTAAGGGAATGTTTTTACGGCGCATGAAGCAAGCCGGTCTGTCTGTTCCGCCCTTCGAATGTGTTACTGCTCAAATCATGAGTGTGCTTGAGCAACACCCTCTGGATCCCCCTGCCTATCTCCCCCGGATTGACCATGAATCGGAAGCACAGACCAACCTGAAGAACCTCCGGGAATACCTCAATTCCCTGCCGCCTTCAGAGCAAACCAAAAGGGATAGCTGGCTGGCGGGTCTGGCGCAATTTATTGTCAGTGATGACTATTACCAACAGGTTAAAGATTCTGAAGCGGCCCGACAAATCAGGGATCTGCGTTGTCAGCTGGACAAACTCAACACATCACAGCCCGTGATCGTCCGCAGTTCCGGCATCGATGAAGATAACTACGGCGATGCCCAGGCGGGCAAATACCTCTCTTTAGTTCAGGGAGAAGAGGATATTTTGCGAACCTGTCTTAAGGTCATGGCCTCAGGCTACCGGTCTGAAGTCTGTCCCGAAGGCATACCGCAACCTATGGCGTTGATTATCCAACACTGCGTTGATTGCCAATACGGCGGCGTCGCCATGAGCTTTCAATCCTTTCAGGATGATACCGTCAGGGTTGAGTACACGCCCGGTCAACCCAGAGGCGTAGTGGCAGGGCAGTCCGGTAACACGCCCCATCGCATTGATATTTATCGTGAGGATTGCAAAGAAGGAACTGCAGGCTCTCAATACTTTCCCGGTACGATCACAAGTCGCTTTATTCTGCAAAAGAACAATAACGGCTATTCGGAAACAAGAATTGATCATGTTGCTGCTCAATCAGACGACGGTGGACAGAAACTCACTGATGAAACGGTTTCAGATCTCAGGAAGGCGGTTACAGAGCTGGAAAACCTGTTGCTCTGCCCGGTGGATGTGGAGTTTGCCATAAACAATTATGGTCGTCTGTTCCTGTTGCAGGTACGCCCCATCACGCAACTCTCTGGCGGCATGGATTTTGCCATGCCCATACCCGAGGAGCCACTGGCCATTGGCGAGGGTATCAGCGAAGGCTATTGCACCGGACCACTCTGGCTGGCCAAAAAACAAGAGGCAGGCGCTATGCCAGATGAAGCCATTGTTGTGGCGCAACACACCGAAGACTGGATGCTTGAGCCCGGGTTCCTGATGCGGGCAGGAGGTTTTGTCATTGCAGAAGGAGGATTCAATGATCATGTGGCGATACTCATGAGACAGGAAAAAAAGCCCTTAATGCTGGCCGACGGGCAGTTTGACACTCTGGCTGCTGAGGTTGGCCAGCAGGCGACGCTGGCCTGTGGCCGCTTCAAAAGCAAGCCCAGAGCCTTTATTGTTGCCGGTGACCTTAGCAAAGAACTGGCCAGTCACAGAAGCCTGTTCTCTGTATTCTCTGGTGCACCGTCAACAAGAGCCTTGCCGTCCCGGGATGATTTGTCTCCATCTGAAGGCACATTCCATCAGGTTGGCAGTGGTTTTCAATGGCTCACGGATCAAAATGCCCGCCTGCTGGCACTTTTTGCCCCCGGCAGTGGACTGGATTCTCTGGTAAACCCGATAAAATTGAGTATGTCACCGCAACGAACAAAGCGACTTGTTGAGACCAGAGATAACGTAAATCGGCTGATTCATGGCGCTGAAGCACTGCTGGATGGCTACCAGGCATTCTTGCGGCTGGCGGGTCATAGAGGTTCACCTAAGGTCGGGCGATTGCTGGAAGAATTGCAGCAACTGTTTAACCGGTTCGAGGCGCTGAAACAGATCATCCGATCCGGCTTGGAGAGAATCATTAAGCCAATGCAAATCGCTGAAGACGGGCAGTTATCCACGGGAATGTTTCGTTCGTGGGTAGCAGACTGCCATCAGCTAAAATCCTGTCTTCAAGCGCTCAATCCACAAGAGGCTGAGCAGGTGCGGAGTGTCCATGAACTGATTTTTGTCCTGCACCAGTGCTTTGTAAAAGCATTGGCACCGGTCACTCTGGCTTCGGGTCAGGGCAGGATATCCGGGGAAAATAACATCACCTATGTCGATTGTACGACACCGGGTGAAGAGGCACCGCTATTGAGAATTTCCGACAAAGCCTCTATGGAAGAGCTGGAGCTTTCCGGGACCGTCATCAGTATGGATGAAGCCGTGATTGTTAACCTGGAGCTGGGAAGTCATGTGGGACTTATCGAGCTACTGGAACAGGCAGATGGGGGTAAAGGACGAACCTTGCGGCTGACATTCTCAGACAAATTTGATGCAACCTATGACTATGATAAACCCGGCAAGTTCAGGCGTATGTGGTTTCTGGCGCAATTATTGAGAGAGATTGAACTGGATAAAGATGCCGATAGCATGAAGCTGAGTTGCAACGCCGTAGCGGGTGAAATGATCGTCGAATGCCCCCGAATGAAATTACGTAAAACCATGCAGCATGCCTTTGCAAAACTGATCATTGTGTTACGTGCTATGTTTGATCTGGATCTTGATTTGAATTCCAGACCCATTTTTGAAGGAGGTCAGTGGGACTTTAACCTGCTTGCACAGCGTCTTGATCGTGATGTTGTGACAGAAGCGGATAGATTCGCCTTCCAACATTGCCTTTTTGTGATGGCTTATCGGGCTGGGAGCATTTGGTCCGTTACTGCCGCGTGCTGCCAGCTTTTAAGTAAACACCACCAACAGTTTGCTCATCATGCCCGGCGGTTAGGGTTGTGTCGGAGGTCAAAGTTTATCAGGGAAAATCCATGGGACACTCTGGCGGAAAGGTTAATGATGATCAGTGAGGACGCTCGCATGGAGCTCTTACATCATTTTCTATTATTAAATCCCAGAATCGCTACCCGATTGATTGAGCGATTGTATGACCTGGGAGATCAATGTTTCGTTATCAATCCATCTTACAGTTACAGATTGGAGTTTTATGTGCCACCGGGCCAATTGCTTGGGGATCATAAAGAAAAGGTCAGCAGTGCCTTGCTTAAGCACGGACTGCAATATGCCAGCCAACGGGTTCGAAATGATAAAGACTTTGTATTACCCGCTATTTCACGACATCCCGAAGAGCTGCAATTTTTGAGTTCAGAGCTGAGGAATGATAGAGATGTTGTCATGGCGGCTGCCACTGTGTATTCCAAAGTTTTTTGGTATGCCAGTAATACAATCCGAAGCGATAAAAGCACTATTGAAAGCTTAGTGGCTGTCAATGTTAATATCTTAAAATATGGCAGTGAGACCTTATTGAGTGATCGCGAGTACATGCTGGACTTAATTGCAAAGAATCATCAGGTTTTCCAATATGCAGCTCCAGAGCTTAAAACTGATAAAGATTTTGTCAATGAAGCAAACCTGAGAAATCCCGAACTTGGTAAATACGTCAGATTCCGGGAATAG